One genomic region from Bactrocera tryoni isolate S06 chromosome 3, CSIRO_BtryS06_freeze2, whole genome shotgun sequence encodes:
- the LOC120770536 gene encoding myotubularin-related protein 8 isoform X2 codes for MDDIKLAKVENVRMIDRYNAKNPTVGTLYLTATHLIFVEPDSNKETWILHMHIANIEKLPLSTTGSPLLIRCKTFLSVTFVIPKDSECHDVYTSLTKLYQPVSINKLYCFNYQPAKDDFPKTSGWDFFKLESEFKRMRVPNEIWTLCTLNMNYELCDTYPRHVYVPQEANTAMLIGSSRFRSKGRLPALTYLHSNKASICRCSQPLSGFSARCLEDEQMLEAIRKTNPNTDYMYVVDTRPRINAMANRAAGKGYENEAFYENIKFHFLGIENIHVQRSSLQKLIEACEQKTPTMSGFLNSLESSGWLKNIRSILDTSSFIANAVDKGVSVVVHCSDGWDRTAQVCSLAALMLDPYYRTIKGFQALIEKDWLAFGHKFSERCGHVQTDPREVSPIFTQFLDCTWQLMNQRSDAFEFNERFLLILHDHVHSCQFGTFVGNCEKDRLDLKLSERTFSLWGFMANHLNEYINPLYKPDVDKTIKPNLQPQCIKFWRGMFSRFESGVHPREPLSDLLLVSKDHCTSLEDHVQHLTKRIASFKNYISKSARKLQDATAKSYKEPVSEINDNKYNYDKKMSELSSADDDHPLKPAGMSFANLSLNERIDSTNIKEEINSVAVDWKSMRSVTACSCSTPFDQFSKKTHCWKCGDIFCERCIDKSIPLPGQDSGKPVPVCRTCFRLVQKSSP; via the exons ATGGATGACATTAAATTAGCTAAG GTGGAAAATGTGCGAATGATCGATCGATATAATGCCAAAAATCCCACCGTCGGCACCCTCTACTTGACGGCAACTCATTTGATTTTTGTCGAACCGGATAGCAATAAAGAAACAtgg attttacatatgcacattgcGAACATTGAAAAATTACCCTTGAGTACGACAGGTTCACCGCTATTGATACGTTGCAAAACTTTCCTATCGGTGACATTTGTAATTCCAAAGGATTCTGAGTGTCACGATGTATACACATCATTAACGAAGCTCTATCAACCCG TTTCCATTAACAAGTTATACTGCTTCAACTATCAGCCAGCCAAAGATGATTTTCCAAAGACATCAGGCTGGGATTTCTTCAAATTGGAAAGCGAATTCAAGCGTATGCGAGTGCCGAACGAAATTTGGACATTGTGCACATTGAATATGAACTATGAGTTATGTGACACGTACCCACGGCATGTTTACGTGCCACAGGAGGCCAACACAGCCATGTTGATCGGCAGTTCCCGTTTTCGCTCCAAAGGTCGTTTACCGGCACTTACTTATTTGCACTCGAATAAG GCTTCCATTTGTCGCTGCAGCCAGCCGCTGTCGGGTTTCAGTGCACGCTGTTTGGAAGATGAACAGATGCTGGAGGCGATTCGTAAAACAAATCCAAACACCGACTATATGTACGTTGTGGACACTCGACCCCGG ATAAACGCAATGGCTAATCGTGCCGCTGGAAAAGGCTACGAAAACGAAGCTTTTTATGAGAACATCAAATTTCACTTTCTCGGCATTGAAAACATACATGTACAGCGAAGCAGCTTACAGAAATTGATTGAGGCTTGTGAACAGAAGACACCCACCATGAGCGGCTTTCTTAATTCTTTGGAATCATCTGGTTGGTTAAAAAATATTCGCTCTATTTTGGATACCTCCAG CTTTATTGCGAACGCGGTCGATAAAGGTGTCTCGGTTGTAGTTCACTGTTCGGACGGATGGGATCGTACAGCACAGGTTTGCTCATTAGCTGCGTTGATGTTGGATCCTTATTACAGAACCATTAAGGGGTTTCAA GCTCTAATTGAAAAAGACTGGCTAGCATTTGGACATAAATTCAGCGAGCGCTGTGGTCATGTGCAAACTGATCCGCGTGAGGTCTCACCTATTTTCACACAATTTCTGGATTGCACTTGGCAACTAATGAACCAACGTAGTGATGCTTTTGAGTTCAACGAACGCTTCCTGCTTATCCTACACGATCATGTGCACTCGTGCCAGTTTGGAACATTTGTGGGCAATTGCGAGAAGGATCGCCTGGACTTGAAACTATCAGAACGCACATTTTCTCTATGGGGCTTCATGGCTAATCATTTGAACGAATATATTAATCCACTGTACAAACCTGATGTCGATAAAACTATTAAGCCCAATCTGCAACCGCAATGCATTAA ATTCTGGCGCGGCATGTTCAGTCGTTTTGAAAGTGGCGTACATCCACGTGAACCGCTTAGCGACTTGCTGCTTGTGAGCAAGGATCACTGTACTTCATTGGAGGATCACGTGCAGCATTTAACAAAG CGGATTGCAAGCTTCAAAAACTATATTTCCAAATCCGCAAGGAAATTGCAAGATGCCACAGCTAAATCCTATAAGGAGCCCGTTTCGGAGATCAATGACAACAA GTACAATTACGACAAGAAGATGAGCGAACTATCCTCAGCTGATGATGATCATCCGCTTAAGCCAGCCGGCATGTCTTTTGCAAATCTTTCG TTGAATGAACGCATTGACTCCACGAACATTAAGGAGGAGATAAATTCCGTGGCTGTGGACTGGAAATCAATGCGCAGCGTGACGGCCTGCTCATGCTCAACGCCATTCGATCAGTTCAGTAAGAAG ACCCATTGCTGGAAGTGTGGCGATATCTTTTGTGAACGCTGTATTGACAAGAGCATACCATTGCCCGGGCAGGACAGCGGGAAGCCGGTGCCGGTGTGTCGTACTTGCTTTCGGCTTGTTCAAAAGTCCAGCCCATGA
- the LOC120770536 gene encoding myotubularin-related protein 8 isoform X1 translates to MDFTKFMNKFNEVERSLSPTSSLRLNFDNISPETEEPEENKRIWGVPVPPFVSEKVVSWIEEEFNEPPIYYNGNAVIRKVENVRMIDRYNAKNPTVGTLYLTATHLIFVEPDSNKETWILHMHIANIEKLPLSTTGSPLLIRCKTFLSVTFVIPKDSECHDVYTSLTKLYQPVSINKLYCFNYQPAKDDFPKTSGWDFFKLESEFKRMRVPNEIWTLCTLNMNYELCDTYPRHVYVPQEANTAMLIGSSRFRSKGRLPALTYLHSNKASICRCSQPLSGFSARCLEDEQMLEAIRKTNPNTDYMYVVDTRPRINAMANRAAGKGYENEAFYENIKFHFLGIENIHVQRSSLQKLIEACEQKTPTMSGFLNSLESSGWLKNIRSILDTSSFIANAVDKGVSVVVHCSDGWDRTAQVCSLAALMLDPYYRTIKGFQALIEKDWLAFGHKFSERCGHVQTDPREVSPIFTQFLDCTWQLMNQRSDAFEFNERFLLILHDHVHSCQFGTFVGNCEKDRLDLKLSERTFSLWGFMANHLNEYINPLYKPDVDKTIKPNLQPQCIKFWRGMFSRFESGVHPREPLSDLLLVSKDHCTSLEDHVQHLTKRIASFKNYISKSARKLQDATAKSYKEPVSEINDNKYNYDKKMSELSSADDDHPLKPAGMSFANLSLNERIDSTNIKEEINSVAVDWKSMRSVTACSCSTPFDQFSKKTHCWKCGDIFCERCIDKSIPLPGQDSGKPVPVCRTCFRLVQKSSP, encoded by the exons ATGGATTTTACGAAATTCATGAATAAGTTTAATGAAGTTGAACGCTCTCTTTCACCAACATCTTCATTACGTCTAAACTTTGACAACATCTCGCCGGAAACTGAAGAACCAGAGGAGAATAAACGCATCTGGGGTGTGCCCGTACCACCTTTTGTATCCGAGAAAGTCGTCTCGTGGATTGAGGAAGAGTTTAATGAGCCGCCTATATATTACAATGGCAATGCAGTGATTCGAAAG GTGGAAAATGTGCGAATGATCGATCGATATAATGCCAAAAATCCCACCGTCGGCACCCTCTACTTGACGGCAACTCATTTGATTTTTGTCGAACCGGATAGCAATAAAGAAACAtgg attttacatatgcacattgcGAACATTGAAAAATTACCCTTGAGTACGACAGGTTCACCGCTATTGATACGTTGCAAAACTTTCCTATCGGTGACATTTGTAATTCCAAAGGATTCTGAGTGTCACGATGTATACACATCATTAACGAAGCTCTATCAACCCG TTTCCATTAACAAGTTATACTGCTTCAACTATCAGCCAGCCAAAGATGATTTTCCAAAGACATCAGGCTGGGATTTCTTCAAATTGGAAAGCGAATTCAAGCGTATGCGAGTGCCGAACGAAATTTGGACATTGTGCACATTGAATATGAACTATGAGTTATGTGACACGTACCCACGGCATGTTTACGTGCCACAGGAGGCCAACACAGCCATGTTGATCGGCAGTTCCCGTTTTCGCTCCAAAGGTCGTTTACCGGCACTTACTTATTTGCACTCGAATAAG GCTTCCATTTGTCGCTGCAGCCAGCCGCTGTCGGGTTTCAGTGCACGCTGTTTGGAAGATGAACAGATGCTGGAGGCGATTCGTAAAACAAATCCAAACACCGACTATATGTACGTTGTGGACACTCGACCCCGG ATAAACGCAATGGCTAATCGTGCCGCTGGAAAAGGCTACGAAAACGAAGCTTTTTATGAGAACATCAAATTTCACTTTCTCGGCATTGAAAACATACATGTACAGCGAAGCAGCTTACAGAAATTGATTGAGGCTTGTGAACAGAAGACACCCACCATGAGCGGCTTTCTTAATTCTTTGGAATCATCTGGTTGGTTAAAAAATATTCGCTCTATTTTGGATACCTCCAG CTTTATTGCGAACGCGGTCGATAAAGGTGTCTCGGTTGTAGTTCACTGTTCGGACGGATGGGATCGTACAGCACAGGTTTGCTCATTAGCTGCGTTGATGTTGGATCCTTATTACAGAACCATTAAGGGGTTTCAA GCTCTAATTGAAAAAGACTGGCTAGCATTTGGACATAAATTCAGCGAGCGCTGTGGTCATGTGCAAACTGATCCGCGTGAGGTCTCACCTATTTTCACACAATTTCTGGATTGCACTTGGCAACTAATGAACCAACGTAGTGATGCTTTTGAGTTCAACGAACGCTTCCTGCTTATCCTACACGATCATGTGCACTCGTGCCAGTTTGGAACATTTGTGGGCAATTGCGAGAAGGATCGCCTGGACTTGAAACTATCAGAACGCACATTTTCTCTATGGGGCTTCATGGCTAATCATTTGAACGAATATATTAATCCACTGTACAAACCTGATGTCGATAAAACTATTAAGCCCAATCTGCAACCGCAATGCATTAA ATTCTGGCGCGGCATGTTCAGTCGTTTTGAAAGTGGCGTACATCCACGTGAACCGCTTAGCGACTTGCTGCTTGTGAGCAAGGATCACTGTACTTCATTGGAGGATCACGTGCAGCATTTAACAAAG CGGATTGCAAGCTTCAAAAACTATATTTCCAAATCCGCAAGGAAATTGCAAGATGCCACAGCTAAATCCTATAAGGAGCCCGTTTCGGAGATCAATGACAACAA GTACAATTACGACAAGAAGATGAGCGAACTATCCTCAGCTGATGATGATCATCCGCTTAAGCCAGCCGGCATGTCTTTTGCAAATCTTTCG TTGAATGAACGCATTGACTCCACGAACATTAAGGAGGAGATAAATTCCGTGGCTGTGGACTGGAAATCAATGCGCAGCGTGACGGCCTGCTCATGCTCAACGCCATTCGATCAGTTCAGTAAGAAG ACCCATTGCTGGAAGTGTGGCGATATCTTTTGTGAACGCTGTATTGACAAGAGCATACCATTGCCCGGGCAGGACAGCGGGAAGCCGGTGCCGGTGTGTCGTACTTGCTTTCGGCTTGTTCAAAAGTCCAGCCCATGA
- the LOC120770535 gene encoding focadhesin: MDEFKNITNASSVVKISACLEKIFKKINESREKKVSEQNIKEIEFLKTQCKSDIIQLSLLSSQTFVRLVEGGVLDASNVLTMLISMLPNSSPTQYTTITEGIVSILLLGLKRKVALLKENENFQCQFGLKTQQHPLITLLQSSAVNMNDVANKIVGICNHHDQQVKVHSIEYLRPVFLYILCNPQTLPDSKTIWTGLLSLSKTNHDAKQLMQEIFSWSKFNSSTTCLFSSILLIEAIEHCLNVNDFATVIDLSILQALIVNNLTKYGIDPRPSLHCLLRVLHSTREHTVHHYNVLLILLAESLHLLSPNYLHDLLRIIAFIVVQECCGNQYILNMCLDGIIQWMSQTAFIPAEGLALAHQVVRKVLERGKETELVEKTKVHTSDLKPALVRYYHPDIAVAFDLAKLVESFDESEFKDVFTFVDALNVKANSMFCQRLNLFLRALFLSQEPSIDCWFKIYEAILEIIKVNSGIAYDFLMTYIFKLAGEQQPEIQMELLRGLPSFAVSKDNIPMILNTVRNLTTENGTFCMDLYLRLWRIEPRTYPFLIKLLSTPQKDSSKRWEFEIAKTHTIREICYDKPTQHGSDLVSHLSDTLNSCTDDAGDLATSYALDAIVALCDSHTVNIISTWRVLSSKFRHERRTRALKSLYRFFAHIPLLHTPTLEYEQLVDEALEQLWLTVSRSDSEPELVREALSALKNFEIGSLLSMRHIPMQYRQDTPGVREFVGGREVVDLQQEMVPGEVWVHLLQKIRPECGAAAADLIAHHIYAEINGYRSGVYRLPEGKPEPRKLQGLFPQSPLRAVVNYLVGQTRFGDHVTEPHVVTNALRAISKKFTKPIPPLDWCFLHSFFHLSFEARKYCLLIAKNQLLHSGTARRLLENFLVDFEPNCFEEDLLLLFSLLPEISNGVSLQILKNFAEKIAIYSFKESQLSGFTEGCLFEKFIDSVKYIFLGKCDIPEVLDIFTLIIERYMDSMDLDSRLFERYTEVVSVLHPNSIDGLTSPANWWETPIGKLKKATIIRCYLVLYNTQLSNPLKWLAPIIDAYATRREEQSFFFRHLVSTLYAFKSDEQSCNWIMEMFLQIQALLAESSNKEKLDKVLYLLDIFILAVVVLSGCAVLLGNLDSVATQRKDRFALFPESMQFLCEHIFWKDQEAKIYEFLYNLYKNSAIPEAYAAIFKNAIICSRNKSYFDNKGIWTKYVGMRK; the protein is encoded by the exons ATGGATGAATTCAAAAACATAACAAACGCATCGTCGGTAGTGAAAATCTCCGCGtgcttagaaaaaattttcaaaaaaatcaacgAAAGTCGTGAAAAGAAAGTATCGGagcaaaatattaaagaaattgagtttttaaaaaCACAATGCAAATCGGATATTATACAGCTCAGTCTATTAAGCTCACAGACATTTGTGAGGCTAGTGGAGGGTGGCGTTTTGGACGCCTCCAATGTGCTAACCATGCTAATTTCCATGCTGCCGAACTCCag tcCCACGCAGTACACGACTATTACGGAAGGAATTGTCAGTATTTTATTGCTTGGTTTGAAGAGAAAAGTCGCTCTCTTGAAGGAGAACGAAAACTTCCAATGtcaatttggcttgaaaacgcAACAACATCCACTTATAACCTTGTTGCAAAGCTCCGCTGTGAATATGAACGATGTGGCCAATAAGATTGTAGGCATTTGTAATCATCACGATCAACA GGTTAAAGTGCACAGTATTGAGTATTTGCGCCCGGTCTTCCTTTACATACTCTGCAACCCTCAAACACTGCCCGATTCAAAGACCATCTGGACTGGTCTATTATCTCTAAGTAAAACGAACCACGACGCTAAACAACTCATGCAAGAAATTTTTTCTTGGAGTAAATTCAACTCGTCGACAACGTGCCTATTCTCCAGCATATTGCTAATAGAAGCTATTGAACACTGCCTAAACGTTAATGATTTTGCTACCGTTATTGATTTGAGTATTTTGCAAGCGTTAATTGTGAACAACCTCACCAAATATGGCATTGATCCGCGTCCCAGCCTTCACTGTCTCCTGCGTGTGTTGCATAGTACACGCGAGCACACTGTGCACCATTATAATGTTCTGCTCATTTTGCTAGCAGAAAGTCTACACTTGCTCTCGCCGAATTATCTGCATGATTTGCTACGCATAATCGCGTTCATTGTTGTGCAGGAATGCTGTGGGAATCAATACATTCTGAACATGTGTCTCGATGGTATCATCCAGTGGATGTCTCAGACTGCATTCATACCCGCAGAAGGTCTGGCACTAGCCCATCAAGTGGTGCGCAAAGTACTTGAGCGAGGAAAAGAAACGGAGTTAGTAGAAAAAACGAAGGTACACACGAGTGACTTGAAACCGGCACTAGTACGCTACTACCATCCAGATATTGCAGTTGCCTTCGATTTGGCTAAACTTGTCGAATCATTTGATGAGTCTGAATTCAAAGATGTTTTCACATTTGTCGATGCTCTGAATGTAAAAGCGAACTCAATGTTCTGCCAGCGTTTGAATTTGTTCCTGCGCGCACTCTTTTTATCGCAAGAACCGTCCATAGATTGCTGGTTTAAGATTTATGAAGCTATATTAGAGATAATCAAAGTAAATAGCGGCATTGCTTATGACTTCTTAATGACATATATATTCAAATTGGCTGGTGAGCAACAACCAGAAATTCAAATGGAATTACTTCGAGGCTTACCAAGTTTTGCCGTGTCTAAg GATAATATACCGATGATTTTAAATACAGTACGAAATCTTACGACGGAAAATGGCACATTTTGTATGGATCTCTATCTGCGATTATGGCGCATCGAGCCACGCACATATCCCTTTTTAATTAAGTTGCTCTCAACACCGCAGAAAGACAGCAGTAAGCGTTGGGAATTCGAGATAGCCAAGACACACACCATCCGTGAAATTTGCTATGACAA ACCTACACAACACGGTTCCGATTTGGTTTCACACCTCTCCGACACACTGAACTCGTGCACTGACGACGCTGGTGATCTGGCCACCTCGTATGCCCTGGACGCTATTGTTGCGCTCTGTGATAGTCATACTGTGAATATAATTTCTACTTGGCGTGTACTCAGTAGTAAATTTAGGCACGAACGTCGAACAAGAGCCCTAAAATCGCTTTATCGTTTCTTCGCTCACATACCGTTGCTGCATACCCCTACCCTGGAGTATGAGCAATTAGTTGACGAAGCGTTGGAGCAACTGTGGTTGACTGTGAGTCGCTCCGATTCCGAACCGGAATTGGTAAGAGAAGCTCTGAGTGCtttaaagaattttgaaatCGGTTCGCTACTTTCTATGCGTCACATACCCATGCAATATCGCCAGGATACACCAGGAGTTCGCGAGTTCGTTGGAGGACGGGAGGTCGTTGACCTGCAACAGGAAATGGTGCCAGGCGAGGTTTGGGTACATCTTCTGCAAAAAATACGTCCCGAATGCGGTGCCGCAGCGGCCGATTTAATCGCCCATCATATATACGCTGAAATAAATGGCTATCGCAGTGGCGTTTACCGCTTGCCTGAGGGTAAGCCTGAACCGCGCAAGTTGCAAGGGCTCTTCCCACAAAGTCCCTTGCGTGCCGTAGTGAACTATTTAGTAGGTCAAACACGATTCGGCGATCACGTAACAGAGCCTCACGTGGTGACAAATGCACTAAGGGCAATATCGAAGAAGTTTACCAAACCCATACCACCGCTCGATTGGTGTTTCCTTCACAGTTTTTTCCACCTCTCATTCGAGGCAAGAAAATATTGCTTACTGATCGCCAAGAATCAATTACTACACTCTGGCACTGCCCGACGATTGCTGGAAAATTTCCTGGTGGATTTCGAACCGAATTGTTTTGAAGAAGacttgttgctattgttttctTTGCTCCCAGAGATTTCGAATGGAGTTAGCTTGCAAATTTTAAAGAACTTTGCCGAAAAAATAGCGATATACAGTTTCAAGGAATCACAACTGAGTGGTTTTACAGAAG GCTGCCTTTTTGAAAAGTTCATAGACAGTGTGAAATACATATTCTTAGGCAAATGTGACATCCCAGAAGTGCTCGATATATTCACGCTTATTATTGAACGTTATATGGACTCTATGGATCTGGATTCGAGG TTATTTGAGCGATATACAGAGGTAGTATCCGTTTTACATCCCAATTCCATTGACGGTCTCACATCGCCTGCCAATTGGTGGGAAACGCCAATTGGTAAACTAAAAAAGGCCACCATTATAAGGTGCTACTTAGTGTTATATAACACTCAGTTGTCCAATCCATTAAAGTGGCTTGCACCTATCATAGATGCTTATGCCACTCGTCGCGAGGAGCAGTCATTCTTTTTCCGTCACCTAGTTTCAACTTTATATGCCTTTAAAAGCGATGAACAGTCTTGCAACTGGATTATGGAAATGTTTTTGCAAATACAAGCGCTCTTGGCTGAATCGtccaacaaagaaaaattagatAAAGTTTTGTATCTTttagatattttcattttagcTGTAGTTGTACTTTCCGGCTGCGCCGTTCTTCTTGGTAATTTGGATTCTGTAGCCACACAACGCAAAGATCGCTTCGCACTTTTCCCAGAGAGCATGCAATTTCTGTGTGAGCATATATTTTGGAAGGATCAAGAAGCAAAA ATCTATGAGTTTCTATATAATCTGTACAAGAATAGTGCTATTCCAGAAGCATATGCTGCAATTTTTAAGAATGCTATTATCTGTTCCCGCAATAAATCATATTTCGACAACAAAGGCATTTGGACAAAATATGTTGGAATGCGAAaatga